The following nucleotide sequence is from Vibrio sp. VB16.
TAATGAGTTGAGCTCAGCTTCACTATTCGTAATCACCTCCGCGATACTACCTCCAGAATGATCAGACTCCAGCGCCTGGACGTCATTTAACGTCTTTCTGAGGGCTTCCTCTATTTGAGTAAAACGCATAGCAAGCGTATCAATTGCTTCTGTAGATTGCTTTATGACATCATCGATTTGTCCTTGCCAAAGCGGTAAAATAGCTTGACAAAGATCCGTCAGTTTATTGAATTTTTCAGCATCTTCTATTTGCTGTTCAACCCAGCTTTCTTTGGTATGTTGAACTTCCCGAATTAATATCGTTATATTGGTATTTACTAGCCTTGCCCCTACCAAAGATATCAAGAGAATAAGCACCGCTGAAAAAATTGCTGTTATCGAGAACTCGGCTTGAGATAAAAGGATTACCGCCGAAATCATACCAAGCAAAATAACCACTAATGTAGATTGATTTATAAAAGATGCTTTTTTTACTTTCATTTTTTTCTCTTTAGTCATACTTAACACCTAAAGCGTTATTGAGTAATATTCAACGATGTATTACCATTCTTTAATCTTTTATTGGCTAAAATGCTTGCATAAAAAACCGAATTAGATGGCCAGTCATCTACCCACTTGGGGATGCAATCTGCTTGCATGGGTTTTGCTACGCTATACCCCTGTACCAAGTCACAACCTAGCTTTAACAATGCTACGCTGTGTGCGATAGTTTCGACCCCTTCAGCAATAACCTCCCTTTTGAATGACTTCGCTAAACCAATCACACTTTCTACAATCATCAAATCATCTGGGTTAGTTAACATATCCTGTATAAAACTCTGATCTATTTTAATAAGGTTGATGGGTAAGTGTTTGAGGTAAGTAAGTGAAGAATAACCGGTGCCAAAGTCATCTAGTGCAAAGCTGACACCTAATTTGATACAATCGTTCATGATTGTTGAAACATGCAATAGGTCATCAATCGCACTTGTCTCAAGCACCTCTAACTGCAAATAACATGGGTCGGTCTGAGGCGTCGCTGACAAAAGAACGTCGAGACGTTTAGCAAAATCAGCTTGTTGAAGTTGTGAGGCGCAAATATTGACGCTGACAGGTATATCGTATCCCAACGCTTGCCAGGCAGTAATTTGATTAAAAGCAGTTGTAATCACCCATTCACCCAATTCGATACTGATGGGATGATTTTTAACCAGAGGCAGGAACTCAGCGGGGGCTAGCAGGCCCCGCTCGGGGTGTTGCCAACGAATTAACGCTTCTGCTCCAATCACCGTTCCTTTATTGATGTTGACCTTGGGTTGGTAATACAAAACAAATTCACTTTGGTTCAAAGCGACACGGATACGCTCAATATTCTCACGCCGAGCATCCACAACCTTGTCATGTACAAAGTCAAAAACGTGATAACGGTTTTTACCTGCTTTCTTAGCTTCATACATGGAAAAATCAGCATGACGTACAAGCAAGTCCGAATCGGAATTGTCTTGCGGATAAAATGTAACCCCCATACTGGCGGAGGTATTTAACTCAATTTCCCCGACAGTAACTGAACCAGATATAGCGTCTAGTAGCCGTGATAATGTTGATTTACAACTATGGTTACATTCTAACCCCGTTAGAATGGCGACAAACTCATCCCCCCCTATTCGAGCAAGCGTATCGTCTGCACGTAACATTCCTTTCATGCGATGCGATACCGCAACTAAGAGTTCATCCCCTACATGATGTCCATACTTATCATTAATGGCTTTGAATTCATCCAAATCAATGAATACTACTGCTAATGACTGCTTATCCCTTTGGCATTGTTGCATGGCTGCAGACAGATACTCCCTTAATAAGATTCTATTAGGTAAATGCGTTAGCGCATCGTAATGGGCGATTCTTTCAAGTTTCGCCTGCTCCTCTTTGATATGTGAAATATCGGTAAATAACGCAACGTAGTGCGTTATTACGTTCGTGTTATCTCTCACGGCGCTGATTGAAAGCATTTCAGGATAGATCTCACCATTTTTGCGACAATTCCAGATTTCACCCCGCCAATGATCTGCTTTTGCCAGCGTTTCCCAGAGCTCAGCATAAAATGCTGGCGAGTGCCTACCTGATTTAAGCATACGAGGATTTTTACCCAACACTTCTTGACGGCTGTAGCCAGTAGTGGTGGTAAACGCATCATTGACATTCATAATATTGCCAGCGGGGTCGGTAATGGTAATGCCCTCTCTGGTATGGGTAAATACAGTGGCTGCGAGTTTTAATTTTTCTTTCGACAGTTCAAATTCAGTAACATCAATGTTTGCACCGTGTATTCTAACTAGCTGACCTTCATTACCTCGGATTACGGTAACCATACTTTTCATGTGTATGACATCACCGTTTTCTCGATACATTCGAAAATCTATTTCAGACGGTTTATCGGCATAAAATAAAGCTTGAATTTCGCGATTTACGCGCTCAATATCAGCAGGGTGTAGAGTGTTTTCGCAGGAGATTACAACGCGAGAGAAGCTGTCGTTACGATTAGGGTCAGATGCAAATATTGAATAACCTGATGTGTTTTTTTGCATCAGTAGATCCCAGTCCCACATGCCAAGACCATTCGCTGCTATGAATGACAGATTTATAGTTATGATATTTATTCCGCCTCGAATTCGAAGTTTGTGGTACAACCAGTTTCTTAGGCCAAGATAACAATTGTAAAGCCAACCTCCTACCCTCATAGAGCGACCCGCGGGGGGGGAAATGGGGGAGAAATGGGGGAGTGGAAAATGGGGGAGAGAGAGAGGGAAATCACCAGCCATACCATGACAGCCCTTATGAATGAGGCCTAGAACATGGGAGCTATTGTTATTGCAGGAATTTTTGGTTAAAGGTAGATAAAAAAGTCAGTTGTAAAAGTAAAAATTAGCGATAAAATTGGACTCATTCTATGTTGTTAATAAACTCAACCGATTTTGTTAACAAAAAAACCAACGAGTAGAATTTTGTTGGTTTTAGGGTTAATGGGTGACATTCATTCACTTAGGCCGGTGGATTTTAAAGGCGTCAATCAGATCGCTTAGACATCTAGACCAGATGGTTAAAATAGTTCTTGTACTTTAATAGCCGCCTCTCGTCGGTTACTCACATTCAGCTTCTGATAGATGTTTTTCAGATGACTTTTCACTGTTTCAGTGGAAATAAACAATTCATTTGCAATGGCCTTATTTTGCATTCGACCCACCAATAATTTTAGAACGGTATACTCACGGTTAGTCAGCGTATTAAGTAAATGATGATTGTTTGATTTTTGTTCTGAACCTTTGATGATCTGATCATATTGATTTGAAGCTGCAACATTGCCATCCAATGTTGCTTGCGCAAAGGCTATCTCTTTATCTTGGATTAATTCAGTATTAGGCCTTTCTTGCTGTCGTTTAAGAAAGCCTGAAACGACGATATCGGTAACCGCACTACTCAGGTATATTTGCCCATTCGTTACTGCACGTATTGATAGGACGAGCTCTTCGGGTAAGCTTTCCTTAAGTAAGTATCCCGCCGCACCCGCATCAAGCATACCTTCAACAAAATACTTACCTGAATGGATTGATAGCGCGATCACCTTACTTTCAGGAGATACCGCGACGATCTGTTTGGTTGCGTCAATACCATTTAGCTTAGGCATACTAATATCCATCACTACTACATCGGGTTGTAATACCTCCACTTGCATCAGCGCTTCTTCGCCATTACTTGCTTCTCCTACCACGAGTATCTCATTTTCATCTTGTAATAGAAGCGCGACGCCTTTACGTAATAAAGCGTGGTCATCAACCAACAAGATTTTAATCAATTTATTATCATTATTCATAACTTACGCTATCCATCTCTGTAGTTGGGAGTTTCATCACCACAGTACAACCTTTCCGGAGTTCCGAACTGACTAGCAGCTCTCCACCGAGATCAATCATCCTCTCCTGGATGCTGAATAAACCAAAGTGGCCATTTGAACTGACGTTTTCAGGTAGTTGCTCTTTCATAAATCCAATTCCATCATCTTCGACTGTGATTATATAGCTTCCCGCCTTCTCTTCGATGGTCACCACAACTGCTGTCGCCTCAGCGTGTTTAATTACATTGACTAGTAATTCGCGGACGTTTCTAAACAAAATAGCTCTGAGGTCAAGACCCATGCGATCTTGTTGTAAGCGATCGATCACCTCTACCTTAAGTCCATGTTTTTTCTCGCAAGCCTGATCTTTCCATTCAGTGATAGCCGCTGCTAAACCAAGTTCATTCAGTGATGGAGAGCTGATTTCGAAAATAAGATGACGGGTTTCCTGAATCGCAGTCAATAGCGACTGAGAGCTACTACGAATGAGTTCTGCAGCTTTCTCTTTGTCCGGTAAATGTTTTAGTACCGCAGCCAACTGCAACCGTGTTAACGCTAATGATTGACCAACATTATCATGTAAATCTGCAGCAATTCGACGACGTTCTTGTCCTTCTACTAGGGCTAATTGTAATGCTAATGATTTCAACCGCTGCTGATAGCTAATCAACTTATGTTCAATTTCTTTCCGCTCGCTAACATCCTGCATGGTACCAAATAAGCGACTGACCTCGCCCTTGGCATTGCATACAACCTCCGCAATTGCATGAACATTGCACAATGAACCATCTACCTTAATCACTCTGTATTCGTACATCCCTCCTTGATGAGATCGCAACCATTTAGCATTATTTTCTTCAATGGCTTGATGATCATCTGGGTGTACCGACAGCATTATTTTTTGATAAGTAAGCTCTGTATCGCTCGAGAATCCGAATATCCGATAAATTTCTTCAGACCAAGTAAGAATGTCATTGCTAAGATCCCATTCCCAATAGCCTAGTCGAGCAATGTTTTGTGCTTTAAGCGATTCCTTTTGACTTTTAAGTAAAGCGTTATTAACCTGTTCTCGTTCCGCTATTTCCTGCTGTAAATCTACAGTGCGAGAATTGACTAACCTACGCAAGCTGCTATTCCAAGTGATAAAACCTAATACAATAAGCAGCGCAATACAAAGAATAGAAATTATCCATATCAGTAACTCAGCATAAGCAATGCCCCGCACCTCGTATTTCAAAGTCACATATTTGCTTCGGATTGCTGTTCTTTCTCTTTCGTTAATACTAGACAGAGCGAGATTTATTAGGGAGTTCAACTCAGGCCCATCTTTACGGTTTCCCATCGAAAAATATTCAGTTCCTAGCGAGCTGGTAGCTATAATCTTAATATTGGAAAAACCACGTTTCTGAATAATGTAAGCCGTATTAGTCAAACTTCCGACAAAAGCGTCAATGTGACCATTAGCAAGCGCTTCAAGCGCCATTTCATTTGAGTCGTACAAAGCCAGCCTTATATCTGGATAGTTTTCTAACAACAGTTTTTGTACATTTCCCGCTTTTAATACGGCTACTGATTTGCCGGTAAGGCTTTGAACGTCAGTTATAAAAACACTTTTATTACGAGTAGCTATCACCGTTGACGACTCAATGTAATTGTCGCTAAATAACATATATTCTTGTCGTTCACGGCGATTCACTATGACAGGAATCATATCTGGGCCTTCCCCACGCTTCATTCCCTCAAGGAAGTCACTAAAAGGTTGCTCTGATACCTCATAATTAAATTCAATACCCGTACGCTGGGCAATTATGTTCAGGTAATCAATGGCTAGACCTTCAGGGGGTTTACCCGCTTTCACTATCATATAAGGCGGCAAATCGACTACCATTACCTGTACCTTATGTTTCTTTTCAAGCCATTCTCTTTGTTTCATGGTTAACGCCAATCTTGGCACTCTGTCCGCCATTGGGAAAAGTTCAGTCCACCTACTTCTGATTTTTTGATGCTCCTCTTCTGAAATAGACGCAAGAGCCTTACTCAATAAGACCGTAAACTGCGGCCAATCTTTTCGAACCCCTGTATATAATCCAGCCGCCATCGTTTCAGGAAGCCCTGCCACTTTAAGCCCCGTAATTAATTGCTTATCAATAGCATAGGTAAGTGTTGGCAATCCTCCAACCACAGCCTTAATTTCTCTATTTAGCAATGCATTCACGGCTTCGTCATAAGTCTTGTATAAAACTAACTCAATATCGGGATGGTTTTCCTTTAAGAAGTTCTCAGAGTAAGCTCCGGCCATAATTCCAACCCGCTTATTAAATAAGTCATCCAGTGTAGTTATGTTCTGAATATCTTTGTTCACCAATATCGCCGATTGAAGTTGGCTATAAGGACCGACAAAATCGAGGTACTCTTTTCTCTCAGTATTTTTCAACAGAATACTAATGCCATCGACCTTATGCTCCTTCGCCAACCATTGCATTTCGGTCCAGGAGCCCGAAACCATATCTATTTTTATCCCTAGGCGTTGAGCAACAAGATCTAAATAGTCAGGCGCTAACCCTACTGATTCACCATCATCGTCTATAAAATTCAAAGGAGGAAATATACCGCCACCCATGGTGATAATTGGATGCTCAGCCAGCCAAGCCTGTTCATTCGCTGTTAAAGTTAACTTTGAGTTAATTGTTACTGGTGATGACTCATGAGAAGTGTGCGCAAATAATATAGAAGAAAAAAAGATCAGTATGAGCCTTCCAACTACAGAAAGTTGGAGCCGAAGTTGGTAGTGTAACGTTCGCTTTTGGTTGCACTTATCCATGGATTCCGATCGTGATTTATTAAAGATAAAAATAGAAACATGCTTTATTCACATGCAGAGTGAGGCAATAAGTAATTAGTTTACCCTCTCCTTTTCTCTTTTTCCTATTTTTATATGTATTAATGCGCATTTTTATTACAAAAATACGATGTAGAGTAACCGGGGTTGAATGAATAAAATACTCCACTCGCAGAGACAAATACTTCATCCATTGACGGATAATTTAATTTGGCTAACAGTAATCTGCGTAATTAACTGAATGAAAAATCACCGAGATTTCAACTTTATTTTCACAACATTTTCTTAGTTAATACCAAAACACCATCGTTAATTTCCGAATTAAGGTCATTGTGCTTGAGGTATTTACTGATATCACATTTGAAATCATGTTTATGCTCCTTAGCAATGAGTTTTATCGTCTCTTTAGGGGTGTCCTCTAGTTCAACCTCCATTAACTTGGTTTCTAATTCAGAGACATACCAAACACGTTTCCAAAGTCTCTCTTCATCGTTGAGTCGGTACTTAACAGAGGCACTAAAGGCTTTTTCACTTGGCATCTGAAAAGGCTCCTCAATGTAAAATAAAATATCATCGAACTGTTCTGGTAGGTGCTCATGGCAAAAAAACATACGGTACTCCTTCAATTTGTACAAGATAAGGAGGCCAGTGACGACTTCCTTATCTCTTATCTATGAATTATTTTATGGCTTGTTCAATAGCAACAGCTGTTGCTACGGTAGCACCTACCATTGGGTTATTCCCCATGCCTATTAGTCCCATCATTTCTACATGAGCTGGTACAGATGAAGAGCCGGCAAATTGCGCGTCACAGTGCATTCGCCCCATCGTATCTGTCATTCCATAAGAGGCAGGCCCCGCCGCCACATTATCTGGGTGCAGAGTACGTCCTGTACCACCACCAGAGGCAACAGAAAAGAAAGGTTGCCCCTGTTCTAAGCGTTCTTTTTTATACGTACCAGCCACCGGATGTTGGAATCGAGTTGGGTTGGTTGAGTTGCCTGTAATAGACACCTGAACATTTTCTTTATGCATCATTGCAACACCTTCTCTGACATCATCCGCTCCATAACATAAAATTTCTCCATTAGAACCTTTAGAAAAGGAGCGACGAGACAGTTCAACAAGTTCACTGGTGTCGTAGTTAAATTTGGTTTCCACACAGGTAAAACCATTGAGACGAGAAATTAAATACGCCGCGTCTTTACCTAAACCAATAAGAATAACCTTCAGCTTTCGATCTCTGACCTTGTTCGCATTGAGTGCTATTTTTATCGCACCTTCCGCCGCGGCAAATGACTCATGACCGGCAAGAAAGCAGAAACATTCTGTCGTTTCACTAAGCAAACGCGCGGCCAAATGGCCATGTCCCAAGCCAACTTTTCGCTGTTCAGCAACTGAGCCAGGAATACAGAAAGCTTGCAGACCTTCGCCGATATGATTTGCAGCATCCGGTGCGGTCTTAGACCGCTGTTTCAGCGCAATAGCAGCACCTAAGACGTATGCCCACCCTGCATTATCGAAGGCGATTTTCTGGGTTTCCTTAACGATTTTTCTTGGGTCAATATTTTTTTCTAGGCAGTATTCTTCAGCATGCTCCAAACTATCAAAGTCATTAGCCTGCAATGCGGTAAGAATTTGTTTTTCTCTTCGTTCATAATTTTCAAACTTTGGCATAATATATTCCTTTGGTAGGTCTTGTTATTGGTGTCGAGGATTGATAGTTTTTGTGGCTTCTGAGTACCTACCATAGGTACCGGTTGCTTTAACAACCGCTTCGTTTGCTGAACACCCTTCACTGATCAGACCCATCATTTGGCCTACATTGACGTACTGATAACCAATAATTTCATCATTATCATCCAATGCCATAGACTGGACATAACCTTCCGCCATTTCTAGATAACGCGCGCCCTTAATCTTGGTTCCGTAATGCGTACCGATAGAGCTACGTAATCCTTTTCCTAAGTCTTCAAGACCTGCACCTATCGGCAATCCTCCTTCAGAAAATGCGGTTTGAGTTCGACCGTAAGCAAACTGAAGAAAAATTTCTCGCATTGCAACGTTGATGGCATCGCATACTAAGTCAGTATTCATTGCCTCTAGAAGCGTCTTCCCAGTTAGAATTTCCGAAGCCATTGCAGCAGAGTGCGTCATTCCAGAACAGCCGATCGTTTCAATCAACGCTTCCTCAATGATGCCGTTTTTGGTATTCAATGTGAGTTTTGCGGCGCCTTGCTGTGGTGCGCAAGTTCCAACGCCATGACTAACCCCGGATAAGGCGATAACATCTTTTGGTGAAATCCAGCGCCCTTCGACAGGAATAGGAGACGACATATGCCTTGGCCCGCGTGAAACGGAGCACATAGATTGAACTTCGGTAGAATAATTCATTGCTTACTCACTAAATCAATATATTAGAAAAGCAATAAGCATAGGAAAGGTTGGATATCGACGTTCTGTCAATACACAAGCCTAGGAATAATCCTATTGCTCTTGCGTGTATTAGCAGACGTCATCAGCTTTTTAGGGCGGTTTTGTATACGTGGGGGATTAAAGTATACATGGCGGAACATCATCGCCTTTTGCATATATTACTCTTATTTACCGTGCTGTAAACACCTTAATAGACACGTTTTATCGTAATGTAGTTAAGTTATTAAATAGGTTGGGTTTTAATCATTACGTCCAGTTTTATACGCTATAGGGCCGTCAACTCATCCAACTAAGGTGATTAAGCTCAATCAAGTTGATATTTAAAATACCATTAACCCTATTCCCATAAAATAAGAAACCAGTTACTAAAATATATTTGGATTTTAGTAACTGGTGAATCAGATTAAACAGTGACAACGCCAAATTACATAACTAATAACTAATAACTAATAACTTGAGCACGATAACGATTACTTACGTAAATAATGGCATTATTCATCGGAAAATTATCGCAAAGGGAAAGGGAAAGGGAAAGGGACGAATGTTAAGTTGCTAGGCTCCTAAAAATCAAACAATACATTTCATTCAAGTAATGACCAGACCAACCAATATTTTTTCTTATAAAACAATTTGATAGGAATTGTTGAACAAATTTTACGTCACTCCATTAAATCAAGAATATCGGTTCTTGTCTGGCTAACGGCCTGAAGACGAGTAACACAGCCGCAACTTGGATTCCTATTACAGAGAGATTCCTAATCATTGTAATCGTACAACCGAAACGGTAATGAGAGTAGGAAAAAAACGTCGTAGTAACGATAACAACCATAAAAAGTACTGCCACATAGCGATCTAACATGGCAGTACTTTTTATGGTTGTTATCGTAATCTTATTTCCCTCATAAGTGATTTTTATTTAAAGGTGTTTCATATATCCAATTTGCTCCTCCAAATACTGAGGTTCTCTTCAAGCTGACTATTTTTGAATAGAGCGCTACCCGAAACGATCAAATTCGCGCCTTGATTTGCCGAGTTAACCGCAATATCAAGCGTCATAGAACCGTCAACACTGATTAACAACTTACCTCCAAACCGATCAATTTTCTTATTCAGTAGACTCAATCTATCAGCAAAAAACTGTGGTTCCATTTTACTTCCATCACGAGGGTCTAAAGTGAGCAGCTGTACGATTTCTACATGAGGCAATAAATCATCAAGAACATCCAGATTAGTGGTAGGACAAAGACTTATCCCTCTAATTATAGGTCGCTCTCGACCTCGATATATCACGTTTAAGTCTTCCAGCTCTTGCATCACTGCAATAGCATTGTCTAGAGCTTCATATTGCATGGTTACTACATGAGCACCCGCAGCAACAAATGCTTTCGCTTGTTGTAATGGATTAGCGGTCATAATATGAACATCGAGCACAAACGTTTCAGGTAAAGCAGGCACTAACCATGCTCCAAATGTCAACTTGGGGCAAAATACACCGTCCATCACATCCAAATGAAGCCACTCTGTTTTCGGTTGTAACGGTGATAGTGCCGCATCTATGTGACGCCATTCAGCGGCAGTAACCCCTACACTCATTCGTCGCTCATGTGTTGGAAGAATCCAGTTTCTATCACTCATAATATTTTCTACTCACCTATCATCAAGCCATAAAATTCTTGTTTTGTACGATCTCCAGTCATTATTC
It contains:
- a CDS encoding putative bifunctional diguanylate cyclase/phosphodiesterase codes for the protein MQKNTSGYSIFASDPNRNDSFSRVVISCENTLHPADIERVNREIQALFYADKPSEIDFRMYRENGDVIHMKSMVTVIRGNEGQLVRIHGANIDVTEFELSKEKLKLAATVFTHTREGITITDPAGNIMNVNDAFTTTTGYSRQEVLGKNPRMLKSGRHSPAFYAELWETLAKADHWRGEIWNCRKNGEIYPEMLSISAVRDNTNVITHYVALFTDISHIKEEQAKLERIAHYDALTHLPNRILLREYLSAAMQQCQRDKQSLAVVFIDLDEFKAINDKYGHHVGDELLVAVSHRMKGMLRADDTLARIGGDEFVAILTGLECNHSCKSTLSRLLDAISGSVTVGEIELNTSASMGVTFYPQDNSDSDLLVRHADFSMYEAKKAGKNRYHVFDFVHDKVVDARRENIERIRVALNQSEFVLYYQPKVNINKGTVIGAEALIRWQHPERGLLAPAEFLPLVKNHPISIELGEWVITTAFNQITAWQALGYDIPVSVNICASQLQQADFAKRLDVLLSATPQTDPCYLQLEVLETSAIDDLLHVSTIMNDCIKLGVSFALDDFGTGYSSLTYLKHLPINLIKIDQSFIQDMLTNPDDLMIVESVIGLAKSFKREVIAEGVETIAHSVALLKLGCDLVQGYSVAKPMQADCIPKWVDDWPSNSVFYASILANKRLKNGNTSLNITQ
- a CDS encoding response regulator; protein product: MNNDNKLIKILLVDDHALLRKGVALLLQDENEILVVGEASNGEEALMQVEVLQPDVVVMDISMPKLNGIDATKQIVAVSPESKVIALSIHSGKYFVEGMLDAGAAGYLLKESLPEELVLSIRAVTNGQIYLSSAVTDIVVSGFLKRQQERPNTELIQDKEIAFAQATLDGNVAASNQYDQIIKGSEQKSNNHHLLNTLTNREYTVLKLLVGRMQNKAIANELFISTETVKSHLKNIYQKLNVSNRREAAIKVQELF
- a CDS encoding epimerase — its product is MSDRNWILPTHERRMSVGVTAAEWRHIDAALSPLQPKTEWLHLDVMDGVFCPKLTFGAWLVPALPETFVLDVHIMTANPLQQAKAFVAAGAHVVTMQYEALDNAIAVMQELEDLNVIYRGRERPIIRGISLCPTTNLDVLDDLLPHVEIVQLLTLDPRDGSKMEPQFFADRLSLLNKKIDRFGGKLLISVDGSMTLDIAVNSANQGANLIVSGSALFKNSQLEENLSIWRSKLDI
- a CDS encoding GGGtGRT protein; translated protein: MPKFENYERREKQILTALQANDFDSLEHAEEYCLEKNIDPRKIVKETQKIAFDNAGWAYVLGAAIALKQRSKTAPDAANHIGEGLQAFCIPGSVAEQRKVGLGHGHLAARLLSETTECFCFLAGHESFAAAEGAIKIALNANKVRDRKLKVILIGLGKDAAYLISRLNGFTCVETKFNYDTSELVELSRRSFSKGSNGEILCYGADDVREGVAMMHKENVQVSITGNSTNPTRFQHPVAGTYKKERLEQGQPFFSVASGGGTGRTLHPDNVAAGPASYGMTDTMGRMHCDAQFAGSSSVPAHVEMMGLIGMGNNPMVGATVATAVAIEQAIK
- a CDS encoding iron-sulfur cluster assembly scaffold protein, yielding MNYSTEVQSMCSVSRGPRHMSSPIPVEGRWISPKDVIALSGVSHGVGTCAPQQGAAKLTLNTKNGIIEEALIETIGCSGMTHSAAMASEILTGKTLLEAMNTDLVCDAINVAMREIFLQFAYGRTQTAFSEGGLPIGAGLEDLGKGLRSSIGTHYGTKIKGARYLEMAEGYVQSMALDDNDEIIGYQYVNVGQMMGLISEGCSANEAVVKATGTYGRYSEATKTINPRHQ
- a CDS encoding transporter substrate-binding domain-containing protein, which produces MDKCNQKRTLHYQLRLQLSVVGRLILIFFSSILFAHTSHESSPVTINSKLTLTANEQAWLAEHPIITMGGGIFPPLNFIDDDGESVGLAPDYLDLVAQRLGIKIDMVSGSWTEMQWLAKEHKVDGISILLKNTERKEYLDFVGPYSQLQSAILVNKDIQNITTLDDLFNKRVGIMAGAYSENFLKENHPDIELVLYKTYDEAVNALLNREIKAVVGGLPTLTYAIDKQLITGLKVAGLPETMAAGLYTGVRKDWPQFTVLLSKALASISEEEHQKIRSRWTELFPMADRVPRLALTMKQREWLEKKHKVQVMVVDLPPYMIVKAGKPPEGLAIDYLNIIAQRTGIEFNYEVSEQPFSDFLEGMKRGEGPDMIPVIVNRRERQEYMLFSDNYIESSTVIATRNKSVFITDVQSLTGKSVAVLKAGNVQKLLLENYPDIRLALYDSNEMALEALANGHIDAFVGSLTNTAYIIQKRGFSNIKIIATSSLGTEYFSMGNRKDGPELNSLINLALSSINERERTAIRSKYVTLKYEVRGIAYAELLIWIISILCIALLIVLGFITWNSSLRRLVNSRTVDLQQEIAEREQVNNALLKSQKESLKAQNIARLGYWEWDLSNDILTWSEEIYRIFGFSSDTELTYQKIMLSVHPDDHQAIEENNAKWLRSHQGGMYEYRVIKVDGSLCNVHAIAEVVCNAKGEVSRLFGTMQDVSERKEIEHKLISYQQRLKSLALQLALVEGQERRRIAADLHDNVGQSLALTRLQLAAVLKHLPDKEKAAELIRSSSQSLLTAIQETRHLIFEISSPSLNELGLAAAITEWKDQACEKKHGLKVEVIDRLQQDRMGLDLRAILFRNVRELLVNVIKHAEATAVVVTIEEKAGSYIITVEDDGIGFMKEQLPENVSSNGHFGLFSIQERMIDLGGELLVSSELRKGCTVVMKLPTTEMDSVSYE